GCTCTCCCACACGGCCCAGGCCGAGCGCATTGTCCAGGTCCTGGTGGCCGGTGGTTTCCGTGATGTCATAGGCCGGCACCTCATAAGGGTGGGCGGTGTGCAGGGCCTTCAGCAAGGAGGAGCGAAGTGCGGCTGGGGCGACGAACTCGACGCGGAGTTCCTCGCCGCGGTGCAGCGCGCCAATCTCGCCCTCGGTGGGGTCAGCGCCCTCCTCCGGCTGGAATTGGCCCGTGCCGGCGATATCAAAGGAGCAGTGAGAGTAGGCGCCGATGTGGCCCGCGCCGGCGTCGAAAAGCGCCTGCTTTACCTCCTCGGCCGCGGCGACCGGCACGTGCACGCCCCACTTATCCACGCCCTGCGGCTCCGGCACGATGGGCCGGCCGGGGTTGATGCCTACCAGCTCCGCGAGCTTGTCGTTGACGCCCGGCCGCGCCTTATCCGCGTTGGTATGGGCCGCAAAGAGTGCGACGCCATTGCTGACCAGCGTGTGTACGACCTTGCCCTTGGGCGTATCGGCCGCTACGGACTCCACCCCGCGCAGCAGCAGCGGGTGGTGGACCACGAGCATGTCCGCGCCGAGCTCCACCGCGCGCTCGGCCACCGTTTGGGTGCAGTCCAAAGCGAAGGCCACCCGCTTTACCTCCGCGGCCGGATCGCCGCAGATAAGCCCCACGGCGTCCCACTTCTCCGCCAGGTGCGGCGGGTAGGCCTCATCGAGTACGCGGCGGACATCGCCCACGCTCACAGCGGACATAGAGGTGCTCCTTTATGCTCGTTTCATGGAATAGTTAGTACTGCTATATCCTATCTTCCGCACCACAGTACTATTCGCGCGAAGGGGTTTTCCGCATGACCGAATCCGATACCCGCTCCGGCCTTTACCTCGTCTTTGTCTGCACCGGCAATATCTGCCGCTCCCCCATGGCAGAAATCATCGTGCGCGATGAAATGGAAAAGGACATGCTAGACCTCGTCGCCACCGTAGATTCCTGCGGCCTAGGTGGCTGGCATGTGGGCCAGGGCGCGGACGAGCGCGCGATTGCCGAGCTGCGCCGCGGCGGCCACGATGGCGGTTCCCACCGCGCGGCCAAGCTAGGCGCCGAGCATATGGACGCTGATCTCTTCATTGCTATGGACAAGGGCCACCGCGAGGCCCTCATTGAGCACGGCATCGACCCGGCCAAGATTCGCTTGATGCGCAGCTTCGACCCCAACTCCCCGGAGGACGCGGACGTGGCAGACCCGTATTACGGTTCCACGGCGGATTTTGAAACCACACGCAAGAATATCGAGGCCGCCGTGCCTGGCCTGCTGGATTGGATTCGCGCTAACCGCGACTAAACTAGGCCCCATGCTAAAGACGTTCCTTAAGCCAGGTTGGGTTCTACTGCTGCTGTTCGTCGTGGCCTTTTCCTACCTCGCTTTTACCGTCCTTGCCCCGTGGCAGCTGGGCAAGGACGATGACATTGTGGAACGCAACGAGCTCATCACCCACGCCTATGAGGCTGACCCTAAGCCGGTGGAGGAGCTCGTGGATAGCCACGGCGCCATCAAGGACGATGAGTGGTCCCGCGCCACCCTGCACGGCCATTATCTGCCGCAGGATGAGGTGTTACTGCGCCTGCGCCCGGTCGATTCCGGCCCGTCCTACCAATCCCTGGTTCCCTTCCGCACCGATTCCGGCCTGACTATCTTGGTCAATCGCGGCTGGGTCAAGGCCGGCGAGGCCAACGCCGTGCCGGATATCCCTGATGCTCCCTCGGGCGAGACCACACTTACCGGCATGATCCGCGCCGACGAGGCCGAGCACCAGTCCGCCCCCATTAAGCAGGAGGGATACCAGCAGGTCTACTCCATCCATACGGAGCAGATTGCCTCGCTTATCGACGCCCCCTTGGCCCACGACTACATTCAACTCTCCGCCGACCAGCCCGGCGTGCTCAACCCCATGCCTATCCCGCAGCTCGACCGCGGCAACCACCTCTCCTACGGCTACCAGTGGATTGCCTTCGGCATCATGGCCCCGCTGGGCTTGGGCTACTTCGTGTGGTCCGAAATCCGTGAGCGCCGCCGCCTGCGGGAGGAGGAAGAAGCCCTCGCCGCCCTCGATGCCGATGCCTCTACCCCATCCGAGCCCGCGGACGCCTCCGCTGCAGGCTCCGCGCCCGTAGCAGCCCCGTCCCCCGCGACCTCCCGGCACGACGCCCACGCGGCCACTGACGACGCCACCGATACCGCCGCAGCCGTTCCCGCCGCCTCTTCCTCGCACGCCGCTAGCCGCCGCAATCGCTCGCGCTACGGCGACTCCAAACCAGATCACTACGCCAAGCTGAACAAGCGCCGCCGCGAGCGCTACTAGCTACTCTCTGCCTAGGCCGCCTAGCCCGCGTTGTCTGAACATCCGCGTAGGCCCCAAGGAATAGCCACGTTAATTCGTAATGCCCTCTCCTCTTGGGGCATAACGTGGCCACAAGTTGGCTCTCGAGGCCTTACCCCCTTAGCCCTGCCAAGCACCTAAGCCCACCGACGCAAAAAGACCGCCTCCCGGAACCGAATCCGAGAGGCGGTCTGTCTTGTGCGGCCTGAGGGGATCGAACC
This genomic stretch from Corynebacterium tuberculostearicum harbors:
- a CDS encoding Nif3-like dinuclear metal center hexameric protein, which gives rise to MSAVSVGDVRRVLDEAYPPHLAEKWDAVGLICGDPAAEVKRVAFALDCTQTVAERAVELGADMLVVHHPLLLRGVESVAADTPKGKVVHTLVSNGVALFAAHTNADKARPGVNDKLAELVGINPGRPIVPEPQGVDKWGVHVPVAAAEEVKQALFDAGAGHIGAYSHCSFDIAGTGQFQPEEGADPTEGEIGALHRGEELRVEFVAPAALRSSLLKALHTAHPYEVPAYDITETTGHQDLDNALGLGRVGELPQEMTLREFTQQVANALPETAWGIRAAGDPDRKVRTVAVSSGSGDSFLSAAAKLGVDVYVTSDLRHHPVDEHLRAGGPAVIDTAHWASEFPWTAQARDIVEDALELDTEIISLRTDPWTISAHPKES
- a CDS encoding low molecular weight protein-tyrosine-phosphatase, whose protein sequence is MTESDTRSGLYLVFVCTGNICRSPMAEIIVRDEMEKDMLDLVATVDSCGLGGWHVGQGADERAIAELRRGGHDGGSHRAAKLGAEHMDADLFIAMDKGHREALIEHGIDPAKIRLMRSFDPNSPEDADVADPYYGSTADFETTRKNIEAAVPGLLDWIRANRD
- a CDS encoding SURF1 family cytochrome oxidase biogenesis protein, giving the protein MLKTFLKPGWVLLLLFVVAFSYLAFTVLAPWQLGKDDDIVERNELITHAYEADPKPVEELVDSHGAIKDDEWSRATLHGHYLPQDEVLLRLRPVDSGPSYQSLVPFRTDSGLTILVNRGWVKAGEANAVPDIPDAPSGETTLTGMIRADEAEHQSAPIKQEGYQQVYSIHTEQIASLIDAPLAHDYIQLSADQPGVLNPMPIPQLDRGNHLSYGYQWIAFGIMAPLGLGYFVWSEIRERRRLREEEEALAALDADASTPSEPADASAAGSAPVAAPSPATSRHDAHAATDDATDTAAAVPAASSSHAASRRNRSRYGDSKPDHYAKLNKRRRERY